From one Bombus affinis isolate iyBomAffi1 chromosome 9, iyBomAffi1.2, whole genome shotgun sequence genomic stretch:
- the LOC126920442 gene encoding protein disabled isoform X1 encodes MQTLRKKNSPCKFKNEPTRFLGEGVSFKAKLIGILEVSEARGDRMCQAALADLKMAIRAAGEHKQRIAVQVSIDGLRLRDEKSGDCLYHHPVHKISFIAQDMSDSRAFGYIFGSPDTGHRFFGIKTDKAANQVVIAMRDLFQVVFELKKKEIELTKQHLEQNAINVIKFHTTGIFVEPTPDTKGAAGSESSLLRVRNANSEADKSTDKRNEPQSGVIRDLLDIQFELDSLQQGIHHMDKITPENPPPSADDLFETDPFGDSFANMKLEDTVRAILPPPPSSSKRGHLERQQTVPGTQSSITSSPATTLTSKTPPLQSTIQWFDKETENLFSDSELTSSAKNTPVKKELEETQAKSPQIDVFTELDPLGTGLIKPYVDKKDFFQHLKNPPKKVLKDLVSTNSADTFPTNFNVLSEPIESVKPRNDIVPKENQFEDTNFANFDRFDENEAIQSVFTRSDSSRKSDITPRTTHHQPLSVSLPPEDSSTSKSSGISTIPTSAGVSLLGRIDKDSTESTHGLVKLPSPVKTTRQKEFDIDITGSKLPSMDKPFPVDFSTVSDSPASPLKSCPSDANSRLSTSSAELELVPEPPPRGIANILINPPPLPPKKQGVRGVVKPPPRPPHTDTYFHYDFPEREPVATSDRNMSPSRDAKSQSDDNFSPPVQLSSKSDLISVMTTSAFEDSFSSMVPTTNLSSFFTSTSSSTTGPKKTKPSLDITLSQLTSANLDELASSLGMTVKELTSLTLQQLTECLATLSAKEAAASDSEEPVPIKQEQVSTVQAQPVSSMVQPKPFSEPQLFTKTNIDQETKQDATYDKYAVFRELLELEQMEKNEENVMKDFAEEEEVTKEEFELVSQQQETSEEIRSETLATLVNLTVKLPPSNEDLTKEEQIEVKSEDTTELSSSLTFEKIQSIELESKTEPVTEPEVSTDLLTKQEEEESDKTKAIIDIEERTEEPEPIDKPSESNEDSDKPEIKEITTEEGNGPLVEVNKVEVKSSVSISSDKYAALREIIGEPEPPVKQLDEDTPNSTRMSPVIQLPTQQKTSAEVELLNLFSDTPPPSSPKKQSKNEEDSSSMGMDIFEEIKMLSSSGHAPKTKSLIPEDIFCPFTELKPERDESKDDSSWTKFDTGLFVSDRPPSDCPPSISRTSPWSPDGKEFHREASFKGSMYQQSGDSDNEWKDEEESEESNGRVRDGRFRCSHYPRFDAPFGDRSFYEETGGPGSKRDRGFRDKMMEKPRDSAWIKNSGHRPRDSSPWHDESQWEKEPKHYPHRKMQYKDEEEHYESHWKCRSKPQRWNWPHEHGPFYDEERKRKMMLWKEDRFGSQESMGYDDDDRWSRRKYERRRWDEDARFWNRRSTGPPDSDYPSRESYYYYRESRERPHDYPSAWNEDYGSDRPGDDSPRYNQSGRKRHWPKRPNSANEGRNADMVYPESRGKFGTSRSECNDNDSDPYVRSSQRSRSRQSYWGSDQEYDSWADRPYWSEELDTKSESLHRKRIPRHKPRQPHTKTQSPFEDDFAQTVEHVDPSTVESLATAEPRIRSEGSDRKPSPQSPSFTTRYPKAPRRAMGMDEVYSKRSSYFEDDLPFAATGMGDSPDRQRLPSDQKATPEELPCESKDAHQTTDDFVSGDGSRDSFFNGHLRYDDDAFAFKSEMEDNVSEHRATTLPLKNHGRQGKYSAGSNNNNNNNKSRNDQHIRKSESVNIFVRENDPFGDDDFFD; translated from the exons TCAAGAACGAACCAACCCGATTTCTTGGGGAGGGTGTGTCGTTCAAGGCGAAGTTGATTGGCATATTGGAAGTATCGGAAGCACGCGGGGACCGGATGTGCCAAGCAGCTTTGGCGGATCTGAAGATGGCGATTCGAGCTGCCGGTGAACACAAACAACGAATCGCCGTTCAGGTCAGCATCGATGGATTACGCTTGCGGGACGAGAAGTCTGGG GACTGTCTGTATCACCATCCTGTACATAAGATATCGTTCATCGCGCAGGACATGAGCGATTCGAGGGCTTTTGGATATATTTTTGGGTCACCAGACACGGGTCATCGTTTCTTTGGCATCAAGACAGATAAGGCAGCAAATCAA GTGGTAATCGCGATGCGAGACTTGTTTCAAGTGGTGTTCGAGTTAAAAAAGAAGGAGATCGAGCTAACGAAGCAGCACTTAGAGCAGAACGCTATAAacgttattaaatttcatacgaCTGGCATCTTTGTCGAACCTACCCCTGACACTAAA GGTGCAGCAGGATCAGAGTCCTCTCTTCTTCGGGTAAGGAATGCTAATTCGGAGGCGGATAAGTCAACTGATAAACGAAACGAGCCTCAAAGTGGCGTTATTAGGGATTTATTAGATATACAATTCGAATTGGACTCTCTGCAGCAAGGTATCCATCACATGGACAAAATTACCCCTGAAAATCCACCACCTTCCGCTGACGATCTCTTTGAAACCGATCCATTCGGTGATTCTTTCGCGAATATGAAG CTCGAAGATACTGTACGAGCAATTctaccaccaccaccatcatCCTCTAAAAGAGGCCACCTAGAGCGACAACAAACGGTTCCAGGCACCCAATCGTCGATCACGTCGAGTCCAGCGACCACTCTGACTAGCAAGACCCCTCCACTTCAAAGTACAATTCAGTGGTTCGACAAAGAAACCGAGAATCTCTTTAGTGACAGTGAGCTCACCAGCTCGGCTAAAAATACACCAGTTAAAAAGGAACTGGAAGag ACCCAAGCCAAGAGCCCACAAATAGACGTGTTCACGGAGTTGGACCCGCTAGGAACTGGTTTAATAAAACCTTACGTAGACAAGAAGGACTTCTTCCAGCACCTGAAGAATCCTCCCAAGAAGGTGCTAAAAGATTTAGTGTCTACTAATTCGGCAGACACGTTCCCAACGAACTTTAACGTCCTCTCAGAACCCATAGAGTCAGTGAAACCACGAAACGACATAGTTCCCAAAGAAAATCAATTTGAGGACACAAACTTTGCGAATTTCGATCGATTCGACGAAAATGAGGCGATTCAATCAGTTTTCACGCGCAGTGATTCGTCCAGAAAATCGGATATAACGCCTAGAACGACTCATCATCAACCTCTTTCTGTGTCTTTGCCTCCTGAAGATTCTTCTACCTCGAAATCCTCTGGAATCTCGACTATTCCCACTTCCGCAGGAGTTTCTTTGCTCGGTAGAATAGACAAAGACTCCACAGAATCCACGCATGGCTTGGTAAAGCTTCCCAGTCCCGTAAAAACTACGCGCCAGAAAGAATTTGACATTGATATCACCGGCAGCAAACTACCATCTATGGACAAACCATTCCCAGTAGATTTCTCGACAGTCAGCGATTCACCAGCATCTCCACTAAAGTCTTGTCCCTCCGACGCCAACTCCAGACTATCCACTTCGTCCGCGGAATTGGAACTCGTACCTGAACCTCCACCTCGAGGAATTGCTAACATTCTAATCAACCCTCCTCCTCTGCCACCGAAGAAGCAGGGCGTCAGGGGTGTTGTAAAGCCTCCTCCAAGGCCGCCGCACACAGATACATACTTCCACTACGACTTCCCTGAAAGAGAGCCTGTGGCGACAAGCGACAGGAACATGAGTCCGTCGAGGGACGCGAAGAGTCAGTCAGATGACAATTTCAGTCCGCCCGTTCAGTTGTCTAGCAAATCGGATTTGATAAGCGTGATGACCACGTCGGCGTTCGAGGACTCGTTTAGTTCTATGGTGCCCACCACGAATTTGTCCTCGTTTTTCACTTCCACTTCCAGTTCGACGACTGGACCCAAAAAGACGAAACCTTCGTTGGATATCACTCTAAGCCAATTAACGTCTGCCAATTTAGATGAATTGGCGAGCAGTTTAGGGATGACTGTAAAGGAGTTGACTAGTCTAACTCTTCAACAGTTGACCGAGTGCTTGGCCACTCTCTCAGCCAAGGAAGCTGCTGCTAGCGATAGCGAGGAACCAGTTCCTATAAAGCAAGAGCAAGTCAGTACTGTGCAAGCACAACCTGTATCTAGCATGGTGCAACCGAAGCCATTCAGCGAGCCCCAACTTTTTACTAAAACGAACATTGACCAGGAGACTAAGCAGGATGCTACTTACGATAAGTACGCTGTTTTTAGAGAATTGTTGGAGCTGGAACAAATGGAGAAGAACGAAGAGAACGTCATGAAAGATTTCGCGGAGGAAGAGGAAGTGACAAAAGAGGAGTTTGAATTAGTTAGTCAGCAACAAGAAACCAGCGAAGAGATCAGATCAGAAACTTTGGCTACTCTGGTGAACCTAACGGTGAAACTTCCGCCTAGTAACGAGGATCTGACAAAGGAAGAACAAATTGAGGTAAAGTCTGAAGACACAACTGAACTTTCTTCAAGTTTGACATTTGAAAAGATTCAGTCAATTGAACTAGAAAGTAAAACAGAACCAGTGACAGAGCCTGAAGTATCGACAGATTTATTGACGAAACAAGAAGAAGAGGAATCTGACAAAACGAAAGCTATAATCGACATTGAGGAAAGAACAGAAGAACCCGAGCCTATTGACAAACCTAGCGAATCCAACGAGGATTCTGATAAAccagaaataaaagaaataactaCAGAAGAGGGTAATGGGCCCTTGGTTGAAGTAAATAAAGTTGAGGTAAAGTCTTCTGTATCTATATCCAGCGACAAATACGCGGCTTTACGTGAAATTATAGGCGAACCAGAACCACCAGTCAAACAACTTGATGAAGATACACCGAATTCCACTAGAATGTCTCCTGTGATTCAATTACCGACCCAGCAAAAGACTTCAGCCGAAGTGGAGTTGCTAAATCTATTTTCTGATACGCCACCACCTTCCAGTCCTAAAAAGCAGTCTAAAAATGAGGAAGACTCGAGTTCTATGGGGATGGATATTTTTGAAGAGATTAAAATGTTAAGCAGCAGTGGACACGCACCAAAAACCAAGTCTCTAATTCCTGAAGATATCTTCTGCCCATTTACAGAATTAAAACCAGAAAGAGATGAGAGTAAAGACGATAGCAGTTGGACGAAGTTCGATACAGGTCTCTTCGTTTCAGATAGGCCCCCTTCTGACTGTCCTCCGTCGATTAGTAGAACTTCGCCGTGGTCTCCTGATGGAAAAGAGTTCCATAGAGAAGCGTCTTTTAAAGGAAGCATGTACCAACAATCAGGCGACAGTGACAACGAGTGGAAAGACGAGGAAGAGAGCGAGGAGAGCAACGGAAGGGTACGAGATGGCAGATTTAGATGTAGCCACTATCCAAGATTCGATGCTCCTTTCGGCGATAGGAGCTTCTATGAGGAAACGGGTGGTCCGGGGAGCAAACGAGACAGAGGCTTCCGGGATAAGATGATGGAGAAGCCTCGCGATTCTGCGTGGATCAAGAATTCCGGACACAGGCCTCGTGACTCTTCTCCGTGGCACGATGAGAGTCAATGGGAGAAAGAGCCCAAGCATTATCCTCATAGAAAGATGCAGTATAAGGACGAAGAAGAACACTATGAGAGTCACTGGAAATGCAGATCGAAGCCTCAACGTTGGAACTGGCCACACGAGCATGGACCCTTTTATGAcgaggaaagaaaaaggaaaatgatGCTGTGGAAGGAAGATAGATTTGGTAGTCAAGAAAGTATGGGATACGACGATGACGATAGGTGGTCTAGAAGGAAATATGAGAGAAGACGATGGGATGAGGATGCCAGATTTTGGAATAGGAGATCAACGGGTCCACCAGATTCTGACTATCCTAGTAGAGAAAGTTACTATTACTATAGAGAAAGCAGGGAACGACCACACGATTATCCTTCAGCTTGGAACGAAGACTATGGCTCCGATAGACCAGGAGACGATTCCCCAAGGTATAATCAATCAGGTAGAAAGCGACATTGGCCGAAGAGGCCAAATAGTGCAAACGAGGGACGCAACGCTGACATGGTCTACCCTGAATCCCGAGGAAAATTCGGCACCTCCAGGTCTGAGTGCAATGATAATGACTCTGATCCATATGTAAGATCTTCGCAACGTTCCAGGAGTCGTCAAAGTTATTGGGGTAGCGATCAGGAGTATGACAGTTGGGCGGATAGACCTTATTGGTCCGAGGAACTAGATACCAAGAGTGAGAGTCTTCATCGAAAGAGAATACCCAGGCACAAACCTCGCCAGCCTCACACAAAGACCCAGAGTCCATTTGAGGACGACTTTGCCCAAACTGTAGAACACGTGGACCCCTCTACCGTTGAATCTCTGGCTACAGCGGAGCCACGAATTCGTTCTGAGGGCAGTGATCGGAAACCATCACCACAGAGTCCTTCGTTTACCACGAGGTATCCGAAAGCTCCTAGGAGAGCGATGGGTATGGATGAGGTCTACAGCAAAAGATCTAGTTACTTCGAAGATGATTTACCCTTCGCTGCTACTGGTATGGGCGATTCACCCGATAGACAAAGGCTTCCTTCTGACCAAAAAGCTACGCCTGAAGAGCTTCCCTGCGAATCCAAGGATGCTCATCAGACGACTGATGATTTTGTATCAGGGGACGGCAGCCGTGATTCTTTCTTCAATGGGCACCTGAGATACGACGACGACGCGTTCGCTTTTAAGTCAGAAATGGAAGACAACGTCTCTGAACACAGAGCGACCACTTTACCTTTGAAGAATCATGGTCGACAAGGAAAGTACTCTGCTggaagtaataataataataataacaataagtcGAGGAACGATCAGCATATTAGGAAGTCAGAATCGGTGAATATATTTGTCAGGGAGAACGATCCGTTCGGGGATGACGATTTCTTCGATTGA
- the LOC126920442 gene encoding protein disabled isoform X2 — protein sequence MQTLRKKNSPCKFKNEPTRFLGEGVSFKAKLIGILEVSEARGDRMCQAALADLKMAIRAAGEHKQRIAVQDCLYHHPVHKISFIAQDMSDSRAFGYIFGSPDTGHRFFGIKTDKAANQVVIAMRDLFQVVFELKKKEIELTKQHLEQNAINVIKFHTTGIFVEPTPDTKGAAGSESSLLRVRNANSEADKSTDKRNEPQSGVIRDLLDIQFELDSLQQGIHHMDKITPENPPPSADDLFETDPFGDSFANMKLEDTVRAILPPPPSSSKRGHLERQQTVPGTQSSITSSPATTLTSKTPPLQSTIQWFDKETENLFSDSELTSSAKNTPVKKELEETQAKSPQIDVFTELDPLGTGLIKPYVDKKDFFQHLKNPPKKVLKDLVSTNSADTFPTNFNVLSEPIESVKPRNDIVPKENQFEDTNFANFDRFDENEAIQSVFTRSDSSRKSDITPRTTHHQPLSVSLPPEDSSTSKSSGISTIPTSAGVSLLGRIDKDSTESTHGLVKLPSPVKTTRQKEFDIDITGSKLPSMDKPFPVDFSTVSDSPASPLKSCPSDANSRLSTSSAELELVPEPPPRGIANILINPPPLPPKKQGVRGVVKPPPRPPHTDTYFHYDFPEREPVATSDRNMSPSRDAKSQSDDNFSPPVQLSSKSDLISVMTTSAFEDSFSSMVPTTNLSSFFTSTSSSTTGPKKTKPSLDITLSQLTSANLDELASSLGMTVKELTSLTLQQLTECLATLSAKEAAASDSEEPVPIKQEQVSTVQAQPVSSMVQPKPFSEPQLFTKTNIDQETKQDATYDKYAVFRELLELEQMEKNEENVMKDFAEEEEVTKEEFELVSQQQETSEEIRSETLATLVNLTVKLPPSNEDLTKEEQIEVKSEDTTELSSSLTFEKIQSIELESKTEPVTEPEVSTDLLTKQEEEESDKTKAIIDIEERTEEPEPIDKPSESNEDSDKPEIKEITTEEGNGPLVEVNKVEVKSSVSISSDKYAALREIIGEPEPPVKQLDEDTPNSTRMSPVIQLPTQQKTSAEVELLNLFSDTPPPSSPKKQSKNEEDSSSMGMDIFEEIKMLSSSGHAPKTKSLIPEDIFCPFTELKPERDESKDDSSWTKFDTGLFVSDRPPSDCPPSISRTSPWSPDGKEFHREASFKGSMYQQSGDSDNEWKDEEESEESNGRVRDGRFRCSHYPRFDAPFGDRSFYEETGGPGSKRDRGFRDKMMEKPRDSAWIKNSGHRPRDSSPWHDESQWEKEPKHYPHRKMQYKDEEEHYESHWKCRSKPQRWNWPHEHGPFYDEERKRKMMLWKEDRFGSQESMGYDDDDRWSRRKYERRRWDEDARFWNRRSTGPPDSDYPSRESYYYYRESRERPHDYPSAWNEDYGSDRPGDDSPRYNQSGRKRHWPKRPNSANEGRNADMVYPESRGKFGTSRSECNDNDSDPYVRSSQRSRSRQSYWGSDQEYDSWADRPYWSEELDTKSESLHRKRIPRHKPRQPHTKTQSPFEDDFAQTVEHVDPSTVESLATAEPRIRSEGSDRKPSPQSPSFTTRYPKAPRRAMGMDEVYSKRSSYFEDDLPFAATGMGDSPDRQRLPSDQKATPEELPCESKDAHQTTDDFVSGDGSRDSFFNGHLRYDDDAFAFKSEMEDNVSEHRATTLPLKNHGRQGKYSAGSNNNNNNNKSRNDQHIRKSESVNIFVRENDPFGDDDFFD from the exons TCAAGAACGAACCAACCCGATTTCTTGGGGAGGGTGTGTCGTTCAAGGCGAAGTTGATTGGCATATTGGAAGTATCGGAAGCACGCGGGGACCGGATGTGCCAAGCAGCTTTGGCGGATCTGAAGATGGCGATTCGAGCTGCCGGTGAACACAAACAACGAATCGCCGTTCAG GACTGTCTGTATCACCATCCTGTACATAAGATATCGTTCATCGCGCAGGACATGAGCGATTCGAGGGCTTTTGGATATATTTTTGGGTCACCAGACACGGGTCATCGTTTCTTTGGCATCAAGACAGATAAGGCAGCAAATCAA GTGGTAATCGCGATGCGAGACTTGTTTCAAGTGGTGTTCGAGTTAAAAAAGAAGGAGATCGAGCTAACGAAGCAGCACTTAGAGCAGAACGCTATAAacgttattaaatttcatacgaCTGGCATCTTTGTCGAACCTACCCCTGACACTAAA GGTGCAGCAGGATCAGAGTCCTCTCTTCTTCGGGTAAGGAATGCTAATTCGGAGGCGGATAAGTCAACTGATAAACGAAACGAGCCTCAAAGTGGCGTTATTAGGGATTTATTAGATATACAATTCGAATTGGACTCTCTGCAGCAAGGTATCCATCACATGGACAAAATTACCCCTGAAAATCCACCACCTTCCGCTGACGATCTCTTTGAAACCGATCCATTCGGTGATTCTTTCGCGAATATGAAG CTCGAAGATACTGTACGAGCAATTctaccaccaccaccatcatCCTCTAAAAGAGGCCACCTAGAGCGACAACAAACGGTTCCAGGCACCCAATCGTCGATCACGTCGAGTCCAGCGACCACTCTGACTAGCAAGACCCCTCCACTTCAAAGTACAATTCAGTGGTTCGACAAAGAAACCGAGAATCTCTTTAGTGACAGTGAGCTCACCAGCTCGGCTAAAAATACACCAGTTAAAAAGGAACTGGAAGag ACCCAAGCCAAGAGCCCACAAATAGACGTGTTCACGGAGTTGGACCCGCTAGGAACTGGTTTAATAAAACCTTACGTAGACAAGAAGGACTTCTTCCAGCACCTGAAGAATCCTCCCAAGAAGGTGCTAAAAGATTTAGTGTCTACTAATTCGGCAGACACGTTCCCAACGAACTTTAACGTCCTCTCAGAACCCATAGAGTCAGTGAAACCACGAAACGACATAGTTCCCAAAGAAAATCAATTTGAGGACACAAACTTTGCGAATTTCGATCGATTCGACGAAAATGAGGCGATTCAATCAGTTTTCACGCGCAGTGATTCGTCCAGAAAATCGGATATAACGCCTAGAACGACTCATCATCAACCTCTTTCTGTGTCTTTGCCTCCTGAAGATTCTTCTACCTCGAAATCCTCTGGAATCTCGACTATTCCCACTTCCGCAGGAGTTTCTTTGCTCGGTAGAATAGACAAAGACTCCACAGAATCCACGCATGGCTTGGTAAAGCTTCCCAGTCCCGTAAAAACTACGCGCCAGAAAGAATTTGACATTGATATCACCGGCAGCAAACTACCATCTATGGACAAACCATTCCCAGTAGATTTCTCGACAGTCAGCGATTCACCAGCATCTCCACTAAAGTCTTGTCCCTCCGACGCCAACTCCAGACTATCCACTTCGTCCGCGGAATTGGAACTCGTACCTGAACCTCCACCTCGAGGAATTGCTAACATTCTAATCAACCCTCCTCCTCTGCCACCGAAGAAGCAGGGCGTCAGGGGTGTTGTAAAGCCTCCTCCAAGGCCGCCGCACACAGATACATACTTCCACTACGACTTCCCTGAAAGAGAGCCTGTGGCGACAAGCGACAGGAACATGAGTCCGTCGAGGGACGCGAAGAGTCAGTCAGATGACAATTTCAGTCCGCCCGTTCAGTTGTCTAGCAAATCGGATTTGATAAGCGTGATGACCACGTCGGCGTTCGAGGACTCGTTTAGTTCTATGGTGCCCACCACGAATTTGTCCTCGTTTTTCACTTCCACTTCCAGTTCGACGACTGGACCCAAAAAGACGAAACCTTCGTTGGATATCACTCTAAGCCAATTAACGTCTGCCAATTTAGATGAATTGGCGAGCAGTTTAGGGATGACTGTAAAGGAGTTGACTAGTCTAACTCTTCAACAGTTGACCGAGTGCTTGGCCACTCTCTCAGCCAAGGAAGCTGCTGCTAGCGATAGCGAGGAACCAGTTCCTATAAAGCAAGAGCAAGTCAGTACTGTGCAAGCACAACCTGTATCTAGCATGGTGCAACCGAAGCCATTCAGCGAGCCCCAACTTTTTACTAAAACGAACATTGACCAGGAGACTAAGCAGGATGCTACTTACGATAAGTACGCTGTTTTTAGAGAATTGTTGGAGCTGGAACAAATGGAGAAGAACGAAGAGAACGTCATGAAAGATTTCGCGGAGGAAGAGGAAGTGACAAAAGAGGAGTTTGAATTAGTTAGTCAGCAACAAGAAACCAGCGAAGAGATCAGATCAGAAACTTTGGCTACTCTGGTGAACCTAACGGTGAAACTTCCGCCTAGTAACGAGGATCTGACAAAGGAAGAACAAATTGAGGTAAAGTCTGAAGACACAACTGAACTTTCTTCAAGTTTGACATTTGAAAAGATTCAGTCAATTGAACTAGAAAGTAAAACAGAACCAGTGACAGAGCCTGAAGTATCGACAGATTTATTGACGAAACAAGAAGAAGAGGAATCTGACAAAACGAAAGCTATAATCGACATTGAGGAAAGAACAGAAGAACCCGAGCCTATTGACAAACCTAGCGAATCCAACGAGGATTCTGATAAAccagaaataaaagaaataactaCAGAAGAGGGTAATGGGCCCTTGGTTGAAGTAAATAAAGTTGAGGTAAAGTCTTCTGTATCTATATCCAGCGACAAATACGCGGCTTTACGTGAAATTATAGGCGAACCAGAACCACCAGTCAAACAACTTGATGAAGATACACCGAATTCCACTAGAATGTCTCCTGTGATTCAATTACCGACCCAGCAAAAGACTTCAGCCGAAGTGGAGTTGCTAAATCTATTTTCTGATACGCCACCACCTTCCAGTCCTAAAAAGCAGTCTAAAAATGAGGAAGACTCGAGTTCTATGGGGATGGATATTTTTGAAGAGATTAAAATGTTAAGCAGCAGTGGACACGCACCAAAAACCAAGTCTCTAATTCCTGAAGATATCTTCTGCCCATTTACAGAATTAAAACCAGAAAGAGATGAGAGTAAAGACGATAGCAGTTGGACGAAGTTCGATACAGGTCTCTTCGTTTCAGATAGGCCCCCTTCTGACTGTCCTCCGTCGATTAGTAGAACTTCGCCGTGGTCTCCTGATGGAAAAGAGTTCCATAGAGAAGCGTCTTTTAAAGGAAGCATGTACCAACAATCAGGCGACAGTGACAACGAGTGGAAAGACGAGGAAGAGAGCGAGGAGAGCAACGGAAGGGTACGAGATGGCAGATTTAGATGTAGCCACTATCCAAGATTCGATGCTCCTTTCGGCGATAGGAGCTTCTATGAGGAAACGGGTGGTCCGGGGAGCAAACGAGACAGAGGCTTCCGGGATAAGATGATGGAGAAGCCTCGCGATTCTGCGTGGATCAAGAATTCCGGACACAGGCCTCGTGACTCTTCTCCGTGGCACGATGAGAGTCAATGGGAGAAAGAGCCCAAGCATTATCCTCATAGAAAGATGCAGTATAAGGACGAAGAAGAACACTATGAGAGTCACTGGAAATGCAGATCGAAGCCTCAACGTTGGAACTGGCCACACGAGCATGGACCCTTTTATGAcgaggaaagaaaaaggaaaatgatGCTGTGGAAGGAAGATAGATTTGGTAGTCAAGAAAGTATGGGATACGACGATGACGATAGGTGGTCTAGAAGGAAATATGAGAGAAGACGATGGGATGAGGATGCCAGATTTTGGAATAGGAGATCAACGGGTCCACCAGATTCTGACTATCCTAGTAGAGAAAGTTACTATTACTATAGAGAAAGCAGGGAACGACCACACGATTATCCTTCAGCTTGGAACGAAGACTATGGCTCCGATAGACCAGGAGACGATTCCCCAAGGTATAATCAATCAGGTAGAAAGCGACATTGGCCGAAGAGGCCAAATAGTGCAAACGAGGGACGCAACGCTGACATGGTCTACCCTGAATCCCGAGGAAAATTCGGCACCTCCAGGTCTGAGTGCAATGATAATGACTCTGATCCATATGTAAGATCTTCGCAACGTTCCAGGAGTCGTCAAAGTTATTGGGGTAGCGATCAGGAGTATGACAGTTGGGCGGATAGACCTTATTGGTCCGAGGAACTAGATACCAAGAGTGAGAGTCTTCATCGAAAGAGAATACCCAGGCACAAACCTCGCCAGCCTCACACAAAGACCCAGAGTCCATTTGAGGACGACTTTGCCCAAACTGTAGAACACGTGGACCCCTCTACCGTTGAATCTCTGGCTACAGCGGAGCCACGAATTCGTTCTGAGGGCAGTGATCGGAAACCATCACCACAGAGTCCTTCGTTTACCACGAGGTATCCGAAAGCTCCTAGGAGAGCGATGGGTATGGATGAGGTCTACAGCAAAAGATCTAGTTACTTCGAAGATGATTTACCCTTCGCTGCTACTGGTATGGGCGATTCACCCGATAGACAAAGGCTTCCTTCTGACCAAAAAGCTACGCCTGAAGAGCTTCCCTGCGAATCCAAGGATGCTCATCAGACGACTGATGATTTTGTATCAGGGGACGGCAGCCGTGATTCTTTCTTCAATGGGCACCTGAGATACGACGACGACGCGTTCGCTTTTAAGTCAGAAATGGAAGACAACGTCTCTGAACACAGAGCGACCACTTTACCTTTGAAGAATCATGGTCGACAAGGAAAGTACTCTGCTggaagtaataataataataataacaataagtcGAGGAACGATCAGCATATTAGGAAGTCAGAATCGGTGAATATATTTGTCAGGGAGAACGATCCGTTCGGGGATGACGATTTCTTCGATTGA